Proteins encoded within one genomic window of Fragaria vesca subsp. vesca linkage group LG1, FraVesHawaii_1.0, whole genome shotgun sequence:
- the LOC101308222 gene encoding uncharacterized protein LOC101308222, which produces MGKRRRIKKLCAELDVAEDKFGEKEPISEEIEEGSQEADEEVGSKRKEGSAFQFQNLYFHKFLQNREDITAFPVLAVQNLRRLQNVTYKERERKWTQAYKSWVQDHYPEGGIDLETTCSEEIYAWRAFNYRFYRDDPVDEADLVRTLISHFNECRAKDIPASATFDLKQVGEVVFSLFPDIYTDLFDFLYECNVYLDFSACRTYYRDPVVVVAD; this is translated from the exons ATGGGTAAACGACGTCGCATCAAGAAGCTCTGTGCTGAACTTGATGTAGCCGAGGACAAGTTTGGAGAGAAAGAGCCGATCAGTGAGGAAATTGAAGAGGGAAGTCAAGAGGCTGATGAAGAGGTTGGATCGAAAAGGAAAGAGGGATCGGC GTTCCAGTTCCAAAACTTGTATTTCCACAAGTTTCTCCAAAACAGGGAGGACATCACCGCCTTTCCAGTGCTTGCTGTTCAGAACCTCCGTCGGCTTCAGAATGTCACTTATAAGGAGAGGGAGCGCAAATGGACACAGGCATACAAAAGTTGGGTACAGGACCACTACCCCGAGGGGGGAATTGATTTGGAAACAACCTGTAGTGAGGAGATTTATGCTTGGAGGGCCTTCAACTATAGGTTCTACCGAGATGACCCAGTAGATGAGGCTGACCTTGTCAGGACCCTCATCTCCCACTTCAACGAATGCAGGGCCAAAGATATTCCTGCCTCAGCTACATTTGACCTCAAGCAGGTCGGGGAGGTGGTTTTCAGCTTGTTTCCAGATATCTACACCGATCTCTTCGACTTCCTGTACGAGTGTAATGTCTATCTTGATTTCTCTGCCTGCCGGACTTACTACAG GGATCCTGTTGTTGTTGTTGCTGATTAA
- the LOC101302776 gene encoding dnaJ homolog subfamily C GRV2-like — protein MLVFVRNSKQQRAEIVCRYMFGQVYLSSLNCMQKLFGLGEHGDAVSRQLILTKVSVAERRPEDYEAVMVRPLSAVNALVRFTGEPQMFAIEFNDGCPIHVYIQAPLVIAYLGQFVICCKQKVNML, from the exons ATGTTAGTTTTTGTAAGAAATTCGAAACAGCAAAGAGCAGAAATTGTATGTAGATATATGTTCGGGCAGGTATACCTTTCGTCTCTAAATTGTATGCAGAAATTGTTTGGACTTGGGGAGCATGGTGATGCTGTATCTCGTCAACTGATTCTTACAAAAGTTTCAGTGGCTGAAAGACGGCCAGAGGACTATGAA GCTGTTATGGTTCGACCCTTATCTGCAGTAAATGCCCTTGTTCGGTTTACTGGGGAGCCCCAGATGTTTGCAATTGAGTTCAATGATGGATGCCCCATCCAT GTATATATACAAGCACCTCTGGTGATAGCTTACTTGGGGCAGTTCGTGATTTGTTGCAAACAGAA GGTCAATATGCTGTGA